A single region of the Anopheles funestus chromosome X, idAnoFuneDA-416_04, whole genome shotgun sequence genome encodes:
- the LOC125763389 gene encoding protein Spindly, with the protein METSASAKHLKEENENLRQELHIVKGKLNVTMKTTADLVEELDQLEKKSTREIEQIRTQCDNQLKAHKTMIEYLKAEIEKQNDTANQQNVAVAKVPTVVEEETLLRKEQDWKVEEAKYLEEIDMLKQTLANTKQDYAQAQWKISEQSEELELLKEHVASQKGNLLIKTQENAELRELLEATQEQNSMLSSELAGIRSDSNNANQKGNSLFAEVADQRKTLMNKYTQLKTRFFELKSEHQNCPRQIRELRNMQQRSERLYEECIKLIKAAQSYNVQTLKEQNNDLNQMVDDAKRRIRYLEHQMATESDDWVNKLITYNREEMKKLEIPLRRYLFKQREAMELHEDAVKDGCFWRMEVQRLKMKALNMEVPGDSTFPSKEGSSAPCTKTNEMEIQEKQSKIKEALISVTECVGTSHNEPVQVATCGTILKATVLPTPREELKEVTKEPAEELNMPRTIQLKRFNLNDMIAKYKMNLENSKPNAPDASVDLCTGSTKPNQLSE; encoded by the exons ATGGAGACGTCAGCGAGCGCGAAACATCTCAAGGAGGAGAATGAAAATCTTCGCCAGGAGTTGCACATCGTTAAGGGCAAACTGAACGTGACGATGAAGACGACTGCTGATTTGGTGGAAGAGCTGGACCAGCTGGAGAAAAAATCGACCAGGGAAATTGAGCAAATTCGCACCCAGTGCGATAACCAGTTGAAAGCGCACAAAACTATGATCGAATATTTGAAAGCGGAGATCGAGAAACAAAATGACACAGCCAATCAGCAGAACGTTGCAGTCGCAAAAGTGCCGACCGTGGTGGAAGAGGAAACATTGTTACGAAAGGAGCAGGACTGGAAGGTGGAGGAAGCCAAATATCTGGAGGAAATCGATATGCTCAAGCAAACGTTAGCGAACACCAAGCAAGACTATGCACAGGCACAGTGGAAAATCTCCGAACAAAGCGAGGAGTTGGAACTGCTGAAGGAACATGTTGCCTCGCAGAAGGGTAATCTGTTGATTAAAACGCAAGAAAACGCAGAGCTGCGCGAACTGCTGGAAGCGACCCAGGAGCAGAACAGTATGCTATCATCCGAGCTCGCCGGAATTCGCTCCGATTCAAACAATGCAA ATCAGAAAGGAAACTCCCTATTCGCCGAAGTTGCCGACCAGCGCAAAACACTGATGAACAAATACACACAGTTGAAGACGCGCTTCTTCGAGCTGAAAAGCGAACACCAGAACTGTCCGAGACAGATACGGGAGCTGCGCAATATGCAGCAGCGGTCTGAAAGACTGTACGAGGAATGCATCAAGCTGATCAAGGCAGCCCAGTCGTACAACGTGCAAACGCTTAAGGAGCAAAACAATGATCTGAACCAAATGGTGGATGATGCAAAGCGTCGCATTCGCTATCTGGAACATCAGATGGCAACGGAGAGCGACGATTGGGTTAACAAATTGATCACGTACAATAG agaagaaatgaagaaattggAAATCCCACTGCGTCGCTACCTATTCAAACAACGTGAAGCTATGGAATTGCACGAAGATGCGGTGAAAGATGGTTGCTTTTGGCGGATGGAAGTGCAGCgtttgaaaatgaaagcaCTAAACATGGAGGTACCGGGTGACTCAACATTTCCCAGCAAGGAAGGATCATCAGCACCCTGTACCAAAACCAATGAGATGGAAattcaagaaaaacaaagcaaaatcaaGGAAGCGTTAATCTCCGTTACGGAATGCGTTGGGACGTCCCACAATGAACCGGTCCAGGTTGCGACTTGCGGTACTATTCTTAAAGCCACGGTGTTGCCTACACCGCGTGAAGAGCTGAAGGAGGTTACGAAAGAGCCGGCAGAGGAATTGAATATGCCTAGAACTATACAATTGAAACGTTTCAATCTTAACGACATGATCGCAAAGTACAAGATGAATCTTGAAAATTCCAAACCGAATGCGCCGGATGCTAGTGTCGATTTATGTACTGGAAGTACTAAACCTAACCAGCTGTCTGAATAA
- the LOC125763443 gene encoding nucleic acid dioxygenase ALKBH1 → MFQTSFKYYKSRNPVPTFEDVFVIGMKHPNLQPVQLNHIDGGNILGLHPTTEWKVYELSTRPGLLVLANPFTCEGQRYWMMRSLVNYPMYPNTTNRSNVNQSSRDAECSWWEMLRSIPHLTERRKYAKQLRWATLGYQYDWTNKVYDEARKEPFPSELGALVRYVATVLGYDRFSPEAAIVNYYPIGSTLAGHTDHSEDDQNAPLFSFSFGQPAVFLIGGTTRDEEPDAILLRSGDIVIMTGASRQCYHAVPRICTDSELPEEMGHSAERWEKTDSFKEHCTDESWNDAQQYIQYSRININVRQVLRENQLTLQPSRLI, encoded by the exons ATGTTTCAAACTTCCTTTAAGTACTACAAATCGAGAAATCCAGTCCCTACATTTGAAGATGTGTTTGTTATCGGTATGAAACATCCTAATCTTCAG CCGGTGCAGCTGAATCATATCGATGGAGGCAATATTTTAGGTTTACACCCAACAACGGAGTGGAAAGTTTATGAATTGTCAACGAGACCGGGATTGCTTGTGTTGGCCAATCCGTTTACCTGTGAGGGTCAGCGGTACTGGATGATGCGTAGCTTGGTGAATTATCCGATGTATCCCAACACCACCAACCGAAGTAACGTGAACCAATCGAGCCGGGATGCGGAATGCTCCTGGTGGGAAATGTTACGCAGCATACCACATCTAACCGAGCGACGCAAATACGCCAAACAGCTGCGATGGGCCACGTTAGGTTATCAGTACGATTGGACGAATAAGGTGTACGATGAGGCACGGAAAGAACCCTTCCCATCGGAACTGGGCGCGCTGGTGAGGTACGTCGCTACCGTACTAGGATACGATCGGTTTTCACCCGAGGCGGCCATCGTTAATTACTATCCCATCGGATCGACGCTTGCCGGTCACACGGATCATTCAGAGGATGATCAGAATGCACCTTTGTTTTCGTTCAG CTTCGGTCAGCCAGCAGTGTTTCTGATCGGTGGCACTACACGCGACGAAGAGCCGGATGCTATTTTGCTACGTAGCGGTGACATCGTTATTATGACCGGTGCGAGTAGACAATGCTATCATGCGGTGCCACGTATTTGCACCGATTCGGAACTACCGGAAGAGATGGGACATAGTGCGGAGCGTTGGGAGAAAACCGATTCGTTCAAGGAGCATTGTACAGATGAAAGCTGGAATGACGCACAGCAGTACATCCAGTACAGTCGCATCAACATAAATGTGAGGCAAGTATTAAGGGAGAATCAACTGACGCTACAACCAAGTCGGttaatttaa
- the LOC125763382 gene encoding probable 4-coumarate--CoA ligase 1 encodes MVTQYDPKSCCWHGPYRPTVLNPAANLGPVLLNVLERTPQKPAQVNGDTGCTLTCDELRRRSVRFAKFLIDSDHREGDVIVLIARNSDNVAPVVFGCFLAGVTLNTLDPSFGLEEVQHVLQLTRPRTAVGDSDALAVVREAASRMKLGFDKIFYLLQEIDGRDFTPPDSWISVDAIVQQRVDNEDGFVPAYRGDSNQLIAAIVCSSGTTGLPKAVRISHAQLIAPYQRVSQLDLNDTLLCFSTLYWISGLQMLMTGVLNGIRRIITTRPATPELAIELCNRYEVTLLLVTPTMASDIVRTLSPNERLQSVKLFAVGGSTVPKRLRDELNRRVLVTGRGRSFVGYGTSETGNIAYELIPREDSVGFLLPGVTAKIINEHGQPLGPNETGELVVRPTYPFLGYHGDESASKEAREDGAEGFVRTGDIARFDSDGFLYLVDRKREIFKYDGFQIAPTELEEMIAELEGVRYVVVVGLPDPNQCYNDLATALIVRDVNEAGSSSKLLTEQTVMEHCARTADGRARSAHKWLRGGVIFVEQLPMTASGKVMRSAAKQLAKQWKSVNSST; translated from the exons ATGGTGACACAGTACGACCCGAAATCCTGCTGCTGGCATGGACCGTATCGGCCAACCGTACTCAATCCCGCCGCCAACCTCGGTCCGGTGCTGCTGAACGTGCTCGAGCGAACACCGCAGAAACCGGCGCAGGTGAATGGTGATACCGGTTGCACGCTGACCTGTGACGAATTGCGACGCCGCTCGGTACGGTTCGCCAAGTTTCTGATCGACTCAGACCACCGGGAAGGTGATGTGATCGTGCTGATAGCGCGCAACTCGGACAACGTAGCGCCGGTCGTGTTCGGATGCTTCCTTGCCGGTGTAACGCTCAACACACTCGATCCATCGTTTGGTTTGGAGGAGGTTCAACATGTACTGCAGCTTACCCGTCCCCGTACCGCCGTAGGTGACAGTGATGCGCTCGCGGTCGTTCGGGAAGCTGCATCACGGATGAAGCTAGGATTCGATAAAATTTTCTACCTACTGCAAGAAATCGATGGACGTGATTTTACACCACCGGATAGTTGGATCTCGGTTGACGCGATAGTCCAGCAGCGGGTAGACAATGAGGATGGATTTGTGCCAGCGTATCGGGGTGACTCGAACCAATTGATTGCCGCTATCGTCTGTTCATCCGGGACTACCGGACTGCCGAAAGCGGTACGAATTTCACATGCGCAGCTTATTGCTCCTTACCAGCGCGTTAGCCAGCTGGATCTGAACGATACGCTGCTGTGCTTTAGCACACTGTACTGGATTTCCGGTCTGCAAATGCTGATGACCGGCGTACTTAATGGCATTCGGCGCATAATTACCACACGTCCTGCTACACCCGAACTCGCTATCGAGCTATGCAATCGGTACGAAGTAACGCTGCTGCTCGTAACGCCGACCATGGCAAGCGACATTGTCCGCACACTATCACCAAACGAACGGCTGCAATCGGTCAAACTGTTCGCTGTCGGAGGCAGTACGGTACCTAAGCGGTTACGTGACGAGCTAAATCGACGCGTACTGGTGACCGGTCGTGGACGATCATTCGTCGGATATGGAACCAGCGAGACGGGTAATATCGCTTACGAGCTGATACCGAGAGAAGATTCcgttggttttcttttgccgGGTGTTACTGCGAAg attataAATGAACATGGACAACCGTTGGGCCCGAATGAAACCGGTGAACTGGTCGTACGTCCCACTTACCCTTTTTTGGGCTACCACGGTGATGAATCGGCGAGCAAAGAAGCACGAGAGGACGGTGCGGAAGGTTTCGTACGCACTGGTGACATTGCTAGGTTTGACTCGGACGGGTTTCTGTATCTGGTTGATCGGAAGCGAGAAATCTTCAAGTATGACGGCTTCCAGATTGCACCGACCGAGCTGGAGGAAATGATCGCTGAGCTGGAGGGTGTCCGGTACGTCGTCGTTGTTGGGCTGCCGGATCCTAACCAATGCTACAACGATCTTGCTACGGCGCTAATTGTGCGGGATGTAAACGAGGCTGGTTCCTCGTCGAAACTGCTCACCGAACAGACGGTAATGGAACATTGTGCCCGTACCGCGGATGGGCGAGCACGGTCCGCCCATAAATGGTTACGTGGTGGCGTCATTTTCGTCGAACAGCTACCGATGACGGCTAGCGGTAAAGTGATGCGAAGCGCTGCAAAACAACTCGCAAAACAATGGAAATCGGTTAATTCGTCCACCTGA